The region GCATAGAGCTTGAGGCAAGTGAGGGCAGGATTGCGGCAGAGATGGTTATTCCTTATCCGCCAGGCATTCCGCTCTTATATCCCGGAGAGTGCATTACAGCGTCTGTCTGTGACAGGCTGATCCGCCTGCGTACAGGCGGGGCGAAATTCCAGGCCTGTGCTGATCCGGCCTTACAGCATATTAAGGTATACAACATTCAGAAGGGCGGAGAAGTATAAGTGAAGCGAGAAGGATTCTTCATTACACTGGAGGGAGGCGACGGCTCCGGCAAAACAACCGTACTAGGCAGGGTGGCAGCTTATCTGCAGAACCATTCCATGCCCTACTTAATCACCCGTGAGCCGGGAGGGATTGAGATTGCCGAGAAGATCCGCTCTATTATCCTCGACCCGGCACATACGGCAATGGATGCCCGGACAGAGGCACTCCTGTATGCGGCGGCAAGAAGCCAGCATCTGGCGGAAGTAGTCGAGCCTGCTTTGCAGGAGGGAATTACTGTGCTCTGCGACCGTTTTGTAGACAGCAGCCTAGTCTATCAAGGGTACGCCAGAGGGCTGGGCATCGAAGAGGTGTGGGGGATTAACCGGTTTGCAACTGGCGGGAGAATGCCTGATCTTACCTTTTACCTGGATGTAGATCCCGAGGTGGGTCTGTCCCGGATTGCCGCCAATCAGAACCGGGAAGTGAACCGGCTGGATCTGGAGAGCCTTGAGTTCCACCAGAAGGTGCGGGCGGGCTATGAGCTGGTTAACAGCTCCAATCTGGAGCGGATTGTAGTGCTTGATGCCAATCGTCCCATCCATATGGTGGAGCAGGATATTGTAGGTGTGCTGAAGGACAGGATATTAAAGGATTTCTAAGGTGTTTTGTCAAATAAACAATAGAGGTATAATGATTGAACAGGGCTTCTCTGCAGATTGAATCAATGCTGTGCGGAAAGCCTGTGAACATAACTAATAGGAGGGGATACGTAGATGAATTTGATCATTGCAATTATCCAGGATAAAGACAGCAACCGGCTATCCAGTGAACTGGTGAAGGCGAACTTCCGTGCCACCAAGCTGGCCAGTACAGGCGGATTTCTCCGTGCGGGTAACACTACCTTTTTAATTGGGGTAGATGATATTCAGGTAGACGCCGTACTCAGTGTAATCCGTAACAGCTGTAAAGTGCGTGAGCAACTGGTCACTCCGGTCACCCCGATGAGCGGCACGACAGATTCTTATTTGCCGCTTCCTGTTGAAGTGCAGGTGGGCGGAGCTACCGTATTCGTACTTCCCGTCGATCGTTTCGAGCATTATTGAGCATAATGAGCATTAGACCATAAGGGCGGTAGATATCCTTGAAGATCAACCCGGGCTACAGGCCCTTAAAAAGCGAAATGCTGACCACGGAGGCTGAGAGGCGTCCGGTTCAGCAAAAAAACTTCAACGATGTATTTCAACAGCAAAGCCAGCAGAAAACTATAGATGAGTTGAACCGTCAGATTAAAGATATCCAGCTGCAAGGCGACCGGCTCTCCAAATCCATGACTGTACGTGAGCTGGCGATCTACCGGAATCTGATTAAACGGTTTCTGGAGGAGACGGCCCGCCGCGGAGTGATCCTGAAGGACACCAAAGGCTGGGACCGTCGGGGCCGCGGCAAACGCTACAAGCTGCTCGAAGAGGTTGATGCCGCTCTGCTGAATATGGCAGATGATCTGCTGGACAGCGAGCAGGGCAGAATCGACCTCCTGGGACGGGTTGGAGAGATCCGCGGGCTGCTGATTAACCTTTCTTTCTGACAACTTGGAGGAACCTATGTCTTTTCATGAACTATTAGGCCAGGAGGACGCCAAGCGGCTGCTTCAGAATGCCCTGCGTAAGGATGCTGTCAGCCATGCCTATCTGTTTACGGGTCCAGCAGGCAGCGGGCAGGTGAAGATGGCACTGACGTTCGCCCAGGCGATATTCTGTACCGCCAGTAAGGATGATGCCTGCGGAGAGTGCCTGGAATGCCGCAAGGTGGAGCATGGCAATCATCCTGATCTAACTCTGCTGCGTCCCGACGGGGCCAGCATTAAGATTGACCAGATTCGTGAGCTTCAGCGTGTTTTTTCCTACCGCTCGGAAGGGATTAACCCGAAGGTTTATATTATAGAAGGAGCGGACAAAATGACGGTGCAAGCCGCCAATAGTCTGCTGAAATTCTTGGAGGAGCCGCCAGCCCCGGCGGTTGGCATTCTGATTTCGGATAACAGCAGTTCCCTGCTTCCAACGATCCAGTCCAGAACCCAGCGTATTCCGTTTAGCCCGCTGCATCCGGATATTATGCTGCAGGCGTTGTCCGGCGAAGGGGTTCCGGTGCCGCTGGCGCGATGCGCGGTATCACTGACGGCCGGTCTTGACGGCTGCAGGGAACTTTTGGCACAGAATTGGTTTGCAGAAATGAGAAATCTAGTGTTACAATTAGCGAAGGAGTCTCTGGGCAAGGGCAGCACTGCGGTGGCAACCGCAGGTTCGAAGCTGTTCAAGACCGGACTTGGTGAACATTTGGATACTCTATTCAGCATGTTCCACTTATGGTTCAAAGATATGCTCTACTTCCTGTACCGAAAGCACGAAAGTATCGTTTTCATAGATCAGTTAGACTTTATTTCGAGGGCTGCCCGTCAGAGGAGTACGCAGCAGTGGGTGGCTTATATGGAGTATGCGGCGGAGAGCAAGCGGAAGCTGCGTTCCAATGCCAATGCCCAGCTGTGTCTGGAGCAGTTTTTAATCCGGCTGGAAAGCTAGAGGTTCGGGTTATTTATAATAGATCCTCCGGGATATAATCCTCAGCCCTGGAAAGACCGGGTATAGCGGACGAGGAAGGACAAGCATGGATCATCAGGGAAGCAGTCTTGCTTAAGGGTTCCTTTACCGTCAAACAAGGGGGTTAATTTTTGTACAGCGTAGTAGGTGTCCGCTTCAAAAAAGCGGGTAAAATATATTATTTCGATCCACTTGATTTCCCGATTGAACGCGATCAATGCGTCATTGTTGAGACTGCAAGAGGGGTCGAATACGGTAAGGTTGTCGTTGGCAAAAAAGAGGTGCAGGAAGCAGACGTTGTACTGCCGCTCAAGAAAGTCATGCGTATTGCCGGCGAGACCGACGCGCGTGTGGTGGAAGAGAACAAGGGTGCAGCGAAGGATGCTTTTACCACCTGTTTAAATAAAATCCGCGATCATGGCCTCAAAATGAAGCTGGTGGATGTGGAGTTTACGTTTGACCGCAACAAGATTATTTTCTATTTCACGGCCGAAGGCCGCGTGGATTTCCGCGAGCTGGTGAAGGACCTGGCCAGTATTTTCCGTACCCGCATTGAGCTCCGGCAGATTGGTGTGCGTGATGAAGCTAAGATGCTGGGCGGACTAGGCCCATGCGGACGGGTGCTCTGCTGCTCCTCCTGGCTTGGTGATTTCGAGCCGGTGTCCATCAAGATGGCGAAGGATCAGAATCTGTCGCTTAACCCGACCAAGATCTCGGGATTATGCGGACGGCTGATGTGTTGTCTGAAGTTTGAGCATGATAATTATGAGAGCACGAAGGAAGAAATGCCGGCTGTAGGCAAAATGGTCGTTACTTCACTGGGGGACGGCAAGGTAGTCGGTATCAATGCCGGCAGCCGTACAGTTCATGTGCAGCTGTTTGAAGTGGGTAAAGTTAAAGAACTTCCAATGGATGATGTTGTCGTCAAGTAAACCATTATAAGGTTACTTTCGGGGTGGAAACTTGGAGAAGAAAAATATATTTACACACATGCAGGAGATGGAAGCGCAGATGGATGAAATGCGCACCACTCTGGGCGATTGGAAGCAGACGGTCAAAGAGCTGATGGAAACGAATCAGAAGCTGAGTCTGGAGAACGAGCAACTTCGTATCATATTGAAAAGGGAAGCGCCTGTAGATAAGGCCGCACTGTCTGCGGAGGCGGAGGCTATACTCGCTGCCGAAGGGAAAGAGGAGGTTGTCGGAGAAGGCTATGATAACCTGGCCCGGCTATATCACGAAGGCTTCCACATCTGTAATGTCTACTTTGGGCATTTGCGGACGGAAGGCGATTGTCTGTTCTGCCTTTCTTTTCTTAATAAATGAGGATATCCAGCCGTAGGAGATTGTCGCCTACGGTTTTTTTGAATGTAAGGCTATGCTTCCGAAGCAAGTTTTGTTTCGAAGAATATTCAGATTGAAGCATACGCTCAACAAAAACTTTTAGGAGATTACAATGACCCATTCAATGAACAATACACCTGTACCCTTGCATGATGCAGAACGGATCGATGACCTGCTCACCCATGATCTGAGAATTATTCAGAGTGACGAAGTATTCAGCTTCTCGATGGACGCCGTGCTGCTGGCACGGTTCGCCAGTGTACCTCCACGCGGACGGGTGCTTGACCTGTGTACGGGTAACGGAGTAATTCCTATGCTACTGACTACACGGACGAGGGCTTCCATTGAAGGAATCGAACTTCAGCCCCGTCTGGCAGACATGGCCCGTCGCAGTGTATCGCTTAACGGTCTGGAGGAGCGGGTGCAGATTCATGAGGGTGATTTGCGGGAGCTTCATCTTACAGCCGGCTATGGTGTATACGATGCGATTACGGTGAATCCCCCTTATATGCCGCTGAACGGGAGCGATCTGAAGCTGAATTCCCATCAGGCGATGGCCCGCCATGAAATCGGTTGTACCCTGGAGGAGGTCATTCAGGCCTGTGTCCGGCTGGTCCGTACTGGAGGCAAAGTCAGCATGGTGCATAAGCCGCAGCGCCTTGTGGATATTATCAGTCTGATGCGCAAGCACCGGCTGGAGCCGAAGCTGATCCGGTTCGTACATCCCCGCGCCCATCTGGAAGCGAATATGGTTCTAATCGAGGCTGCACGCGACGGGAAGCCGGAGGTGCGTTTACAACCGCCTTTAATCGTATATAATGAGGACAATCAATATTGCCCTGAGATTATGGATATTTATTACGGGAACAAAGAGGATACGAGCCAATGACCATACAATGCCAAAGCAGCTTTCAAAACAACCATGACGGAGCGAAGCCCGAAGGATGCGGGTGCCTGTATCTGGTGGCTACACCGATCGGCAATCTGGAGGATATGACTTACCGGGCCGTGCGCATGCTGAAGGAATGCGATATTATCGCCGCAGAGGATACGAGACAGACGCGTAAGCTGCTGAGCCATTTTGAAATTACACCGTCCATGCTGTTCAGTTACCATGAGCATAACAAGGCTGCCAGTGGACCGGAGCTGATACGCTATATAATAGAAGGTAAAAATCTGGCACTCGTCAGCGATGCTGGTCTGCCGGCGATTTCCGACCCTGGTGCCGATTTGGTAGCCCTGGCTGTCAGCCATCAGATTCCGGTGATTCCGGTGCCTGGGGCGAATGCCGCACTGTCGGCTTTGATTGCCTCAGGGCTGCCTACGGCCAGCTTCACGTTCATCGGCTTCCTGCCCAGAGAGCGCAAGGATATCCGGGCCGTGCTGGCACCTCTCCGTTCTGCCCAAGGGACACTTCTCTTCTATGAGTCCCCGCACCGCGTGGCCAAGACCCTTGTTCATTTGCAGGAGGCCTTCGGTAACCGCCGTATCACACTAGCGCGTGAGCTGACTAAGCGGTATGAGGAGTTCCTGCGCGGAAGCATTGAGGAGTGCCTGGCCTGGCTGGAGGAGCATCCCCCGCTTGGCGAATACGTGATCGTGCTGGAGGGAGAGAGTAAAGAGGAGGCCGAGCTGGCCGAGTCTTCCTGGTGGCGTCAGCTTAGTACCAGTGAGCATGTGGCTCACTACGAAACCTCAGGCTTAACTCGTAAGGATGCTATGAAAAAGGCAGCGTCTGACCGTGGATTGTCCAAGCGCGATATTTATAACGAACTCCTGGAGCGGGGTTAGAACACTGTGGTGTTGTAGTTATTACAATTCCAGTAAAAACCTAAAGATGGGTTTAATCATCTGAACATCCAATGAAATAAATGTATTCCATACACTTATATGGATTATATTAATCCTTTTATTGAAGAATTCCCCTTCAAATTGCAACTTTTCCAAGCGGGGTTGTTCTTTAGTGGTGTTTGGCTTAGCGTACGGACTGAGGAGCTCTTATCCGGGAAGAAAGTCGTCAATTGGGCGATTAACGGACCCCAAGGACCTTATCCCCTGCAATTCAGCTCCAAAACGACTCGTAGAAGGACGATAAGGTCGTCTGAGTCCGTTACGCTGCAAAAGGTGGCGTTCTCGTGGGAATAAGGTCTTTTCGGTCCGTTAGATTTTTTGGGATGATAGGGTTTCATTAGGGAGGGTTTGGGAAGGTAAGAATCAGTATTTTAATAAGTAGATGAGAGATTTAAGAAGTAGTTTTACGAAGAAGTGGTTTAGTGAGCAGACAGGGTTAGGAAAAAGGGGTATCCGGAGAAAGTCCCCGAAAAACACCTAAAAAAATACCTCCCGCGCGAACGGGAGGCCAAGGAGATATAAAAAGGTTAGAATTAACAATTGGATTAGTTCCTATTATACCCTATTTATTTTAGTTTGTCACAGGGGTAGGGATAGCCGAAATGCATTCATGACAAACAATTTTACCTTTGAAGTAAGTTACATTCTCAGCATTACCGCAGAAAATGCAAGCAGGCTCGTATTTCTTAAGCATGATCCGCTCACCGTCCACGTAAATTTCGAGCGCATCTTTTTCTCCAATGCCCAGGGTGCGACGCAATTCAATTGGAATAACGACCCGTCCAAGCTCATCTACCTTACGTACAATTCCTGTTGATTTCATCATTACAATCGTTGCTCCTCTCAATGTTCAAAAGCGTCATTATTCGACATTCTTCACTGTTTTATGATATTTATAATACCAACCATTCCCAAAACAGTCAACCTTTTTTCAGGCTAATTTTAAGGAATCTTTTGAGACTACATTTATTCCGCGTTTGACCGGGCAAATCACTCTAAAATTGCTTATGAAGATGTTTGTCGATTTGGCAGTGTACGAATCGCTAATATTCGACAAAGAGCGACAATATATTATATAAAACAAGAAAAGGAGATGATTTCATGAAGCAACCGCTGTCAGAAGAGAAGGTATTTAAGGACCCGGTTCACAACTATATCCACGTACAGGACACTATTATCTGGCGACTGATCAATACTATGGAGTTCCAGCGACTGCGGCGCATCCGGCAGCTGGGCACCTCCTATTTGACCTTTCACGGGGCGGAACACAGCCGGTTCTCCCATTCTCTGGGGGTATATGAGATTACGCGGAGGATTATTTCCCAGTTTGAACGGAGCGGCTACAAGGATTGGATGCCAGAGGAGAGACTGCTTACCCTGTGTGCGGCATTGCTGCATGATTTGGGGCATGGCCCCTTTTCCCATTCTATAGAAGAAGCTTTCGAAATGGATCATGAAGACTGGACCTGCCGTATCATTCTGGAGGATACTGAGATCACTGCTATTCTGCGTGATGTGGCTGAAGATTTCCCCGGTAAAGTGGCCTCGGTCATCTCCAAAACCTATGAACATGAAATTGTTGTCAATTTGGTGTCGGGACCGCTCGATGCTGACCGGATGGATTATCTGCTCCGGGATGCATATTATACAGGGGTGAATTATGGAACCATAGACATCGACCGGATTCTGCGGATGTTGCGTCCTTATGACGGCCGGGTGGTTGTGAAGGAATCGGGGATGCATGCGATTGAGGATTATCTGATGTCGCGGTATCAGATGTACTGGCAGGTCTATTTCCATCCGGTAACCCGCAGCTCGGAGATTATTCTCAGACAGATTCTCCGCCGGGCCAAGGAGCTGGTGCAGCAGCAGCATGCCTTCCGCTTCATGATCGAGCCCTTAAGCGATCTGTTCAGCGGAGAGGTAACGGTAGGGCAGTATCTGCTGCTGGATGAAGCCTTGATGCAGACTGCCTTCATGCAGTGGACGCTTGAGGAGGATGCCATCCTGAGCGACTTGTGCAGCCGGTTTATCCATCGTAAACTGTATAAATATGTGGAGATGGAGCATTTGGATTCTGACATGATTGGCGAAATCCGCCGCAGCTTCGCCGGTGCGGGACTCCGGCCCGATTATGACCTGGAAATTGATTATCCCACCGATCTTCCCTATGATGTATTCCGTCCGGGAGACGGCTTTGACAGCAAGCAGATCCTGCTTCTGGACAAGCATGAGCGGCTGAGGGAAATCTCCGAGGTCTCGGATATTGTACGCTCCATCAGCGGTATTCACCGCGGCAGACACCATCTGTATTTTCCGCAGGACAGGCTGCAGAAAGCCCTTCCACAGCTGCCGCCATCCATCGCAGAGATTTTTGCCAAATAACCAATCAAGCTTGGAATTATAGATACAATAACAGGCCGAAAGGATGTAATGTAATGCAGTTATTCGACACCCATACCCATCTCGATGCTCCACAATTCGACGAAGACCGCGAAGAGGTCATTGCCAGGGCACTGGAAGCCGGCGTCAGCAAGATGATCAACATTGGCTTTAACCGGGACACGATACCGACCACCATGCAGCTTGCCGAGAAATATGATTATATTTATGCAGCTGTTGGCTGGCATCCCCAGGATGCCATCACGATGAAGGACGGAGACCTGGAATGGATCGCTTCCTTATGCGCTCATCCCAAGGTGGTTGCCATCGGTGAGATCGGGCTGGATTACTACTGGGACACCTCTCCTAAGGATGTACAGCATGAAGTATTCCGCAAGCAGATCGGGCTGGCCCGTGAGCTGAAGATGCCGATCTGTATTCATAACCGCGATGCTCATGAAGATGTGATCCGCATCCTCCGCGAGGAGAAGGCGGGCGAGGTTGGCGGTGTAATGCACTCCTTCTCCGGCAGCTGGGAAAGTGCCAAGATGTGTCTTGATTTGGGCTTCCATCTTTCTTTTGGAGGACCGGTTACGTTCAAGAATGCACGGGTGCCTAAAGAGGTGCTTGCCCAGACTCCGCTGGACCGGCTGTTGATCGAAACCGACTCCCCTTATCTGACTCCGCACCCCTTCCGGGGCAAGCGAAATGAGACCGCTCATGTGAGGCTGGTAGCGGAGGCGGCCGCGGCAATAAAAGGGATTGAATTACAGGAATTGGCGGAAATTACGTATGCGAACGCACTGGAACGATTTGGTATACTCTGAAAACGGGAGTAAATGCGGTGAAAAATGAAGTATAGCGGATATATTAAACTTTTATAACGGAAAAACGGTCGATTATTACAATATTTTAATCATTTTTTTACGTAAACGTGGTTGAATCGTCCTTTACAACATGTATCAAAACAGGATATCATCTTTTCAGTGCAGTGAGCTGTTGTAACTGTGACAGTCACTAATTTCATGGATCGTCTCGCTGAGTCTCCGGATATGGAGAATGGGGGAACCAATAATGCTCTGCCGCATGAACGTAGTACAAATGCAGAATTGCCGCAGGCATTGTTTGATTTCTTTACGTGGTCTTGGGGTGAATTTGAGGGCAACCGCCGTGAGCGGGTGACCTGAGATAGGGCGTCTCTCTTATGTCCGAACCCGACAGCTAACCCCGTAAGCGCAAGTAAGAGAGGAAACCTCGTGCATAAGCATTCCGACGTATTCGATACCGGGAAGCCACGAAAGAGTCCTCTATGAACTCTTTTTTAGGCTTCTTTTGTTTTGAATAATGAGAATGCTCCCGGCATACTGTTATATAACAGATCTCCGGAGTAACTATGCCGAGCAGGCGATCCATGAGCAGGAAACGCTGAAGCAAGTGCGGGCGTATCCTGTTGCAAACTCAAACCTAGTTTCGTCAGAAGTGATACAGTCTACCTTGATATAACTTGGACGACGGGGCTATGTAAGGAGGATGGAAAGAGTGGGCGTATTCCAACCAGAGGTATCCCATGATTCGCAATCATCCAGCAGGTCTTTCGCATTACGGTTGAAGCAAGTAAATCCCCGCGTAGTTTTACTTGCCGGTGTGGCATCGATTGTTATCGCACTGTTAATACTGCTGTACGTACACGGTCAGAGCAAGAAAGAAATTACTCTAGTAATAGACGGACAGGTACAGACACTGGAGACGCGGGAAACGCTGTTCAGTGATGTGCTGGCTAAGGAACAGATTTCGCTGCAGGCGCATGATGAATTATCTATTGGCCTTAGTGATGAAATAAAAGACGGCGACCGTATCGTGATTAACACTGCGCAAAAGTTCGCTCTTACCGTAGACGGAAAGACCGAGACGTTATTTACGACCGAGGATACCATTGGTCAGGCCATCGGCAAGCTGGGCTACAGCCTCGAAGGCTTAGACAAGATTTACCCTTCGCTAGAAACCGCAGTATCTGCAGACATGGAAATCAAAATTGTCCGGATTAACAAGCATGTGGTTCAACGGACAACTAATTTGCCTTTCCGGGTCATTAAGACAGCAGACCCCTCATTGACTAAGGGAACCGTAAGAGTAGCGCAGGCAGGTAAGCCTGGCGTAATGATCCAGCACATCGAGAAGATCTATCAAGATGGCGAGCTGGCATCCATGCGCATGATCGGCAAGGAAGTACAGACGGTTACCAAGGACAAAGTCATTGCCATTGGAACCAAGCCGCTTCCTAAGCCCGTTGTAGTTACTGCCAAAGTCTCCAAACCTGTAACAACCTCCAAGTCATCTAAAGCCAGCGCAAAGGCCAGCAATGTTACCAGTAAGGCTGGTGTGGATTTTGAGTACAAAAGAATGATCAAAAACGTATCCATGACTGCGTATTCGTCGCAGGAACCGGGTATTGGAACACGTACTGCCTCCGGCACACGCGTAACGGAAGGCCGCACTATAGCTGTAGATCCTAGTGTTATACCAATTGGCTGGTGGGTGTACATTGAAGGATTAGGGTTTCGCCGAGCAGAGGATACCGGCGGTGCCATCAAAGGCAACAAGGTGGATGTCTATTACGATTCACTGAGTCATGCCCGTAATTTCGGCCGCAAGTCGCGCACACTTTATGTGATCGGACCTGTGAAGCCGGAGCTGAACTAAACGTAATGCCTTTTGCAAATTAGCGGTTAATACGATATAGTGAGGGAAGCACTTACGGAATTTTTGAGAGCTGCCGCTCATCACTTATACATTCTTTAGCCAAAAAGAAGGGGAGCGAATCCTCTTCTTTTTGCGTTCTGGAGTAAGGAGTAAAAATATTTATGATTAAAGAGCTAATTGTAGTTGAAGGGAAAAGCGATACCGTTGCCGTTAAGCGGGCGGTAGAGGCCGATACGATTGAAACCGGGGGTTCGGCAGTGGATAGCAGGGTCATTGCCAAGATCAGGCTGGCCATGGAGCGCCGGGGTGTAATCATTCTTACCGACCCGGATCATGCCGGAGAGCGAATCCGCAAAATTGTTGCGGCCAAGGTGCCGGGCTGCAAGCATGCCTTCATCCCGGAGAAGGATGCCACCCGCAAAGGCGATATCGGAATAGAGAATGCTTCGCCTGAAGCTATCCGCCATGCGCTGGAGCACGTACATACCTCCTTCGAGGGGGCACCGGCTATCATCGGGCTGGATGAGCTTATGACCGCAGGTCTAATGGTGCATCCCCGGGCGGCTGAGCGCAGAATGCAGCTTGGCAATCTGCTCGGTATCGGTTATTGCAATGGCAAGCAGCTGTACAAACGTCTGGCGATGTTCGGCATTACCCGCGAAGAATTCGCGCAAGCCCTCGCCCAAATTGATCAGGGAGGCATCACTTCATGAGCGGTATCGACAATATCTCGTCCCCAACAAGAACCAAAGCGATAATTCAGCGTTACGGCTTCTCCTTTAAAAAAAGCCTGGGCCAGAACTTTCTGATTGATCAGAATATTCTGGATAAAATCGTGGATGCCGCCGGTCTGGACAGCACAGCCGGTGCGCTTGAGATTGGGCCGGGGATCGGAGCACTGACGGAACGGCTGGCGATGACGGCCGGGGCTGTCACAGCGGTAGAGATTGACCGCAGGCTGATTCCGATTCTTAGAGATGTCCTGTCGCCATACTCCCATGTGAAGATCCGTAATGACGATGTACTGAAGGTGAATCTGCAGGAGCTGTTCGCTGAGGATTTCGCGGGCAGGGAGCGGGTTAGTGTCGTAGCTAACCTGCCGTATTATGTGACTACACCCATCCTCATGAAGCTGCTGGAGGAGAAGCTGCCGCTGGATAATATCGTAGTCATGATCCAAAAGGAGGTTGCTGAGCGTATGGCGGCCTCTCCAGGCGGCAAGGAGTACGGCAGCCTGAGTATTGCCGTCCAGTATTACAGCGAGCCTGAGCTGGTCTGTATGGTGCCGCGTACGGTGTTCATCCCGCAGCCGAACGTGGAATCGGCTGTGATCCGGCTGAAGGTCAGAGAACGTCCTCCGGTGGAGGTAGCGGACGAGAAGCATTTCTTTGGTGTGGTTCAAGCCTCATTCACC is a window of Paenibacillus sp. FSL H3-0469 DNA encoding:
- a CDS encoding 3D domain-containing protein; translation: MGVFQPEVSHDSQSSSRSFALRLKQVNPRVVLLAGVASIVIALLILLYVHGQSKKEITLVIDGQVQTLETRETLFSDVLAKEQISLQAHDELSIGLSDEIKDGDRIVINTAQKFALTVDGKTETLFTTEDTIGQAIGKLGYSLEGLDKIYPSLETAVSADMEIKIVRINKHVVQRTTNLPFRVIKTADPSLTKGTVRVAQAGKPGVMIQHIEKIYQDGELASMRMIGKEVQTVTKDKVIAIGTKPLPKPVVVTAKVSKPVTTSKSSKASAKASNVTSKAGVDFEYKRMIKNVSMTAYSSQEPGIGTRTASGTRVTEGRTIAVDPSVIPIGWWVYIEGLGFRRAEDTGGAIKGNKVDVYYDSLSHARNFGRKSRTLYVIGPVKPELN
- the rnmV gene encoding ribonuclease M5; the protein is MIKELIVVEGKSDTVAVKRAVEADTIETGGSAVDSRVIAKIRLAMERRGVIILTDPDHAGERIRKIVAAKVPGCKHAFIPEKDATRKGDIGIENASPEAIRHALEHVHTSFEGAPAIIGLDELMTAGLMVHPRAAERRMQLGNLLGIGYCNGKQLYKRLAMFGITREEFAQALAQIDQGGITS
- the rsmA gene encoding 16S rRNA (adenine(1518)-N(6)/adenine(1519)-N(6))-dimethyltransferase RsmA, translated to MSGIDNISSPTRTKAIIQRYGFSFKKSLGQNFLIDQNILDKIVDAAGLDSTAGALEIGPGIGALTERLAMTAGAVTAVEIDRRLIPILRDVLSPYSHVKIRNDDVLKVNLQELFAEDFAGRERVSVVANLPYYVTTPILMKLLEEKLPLDNIVVMIQKEVAERMAASPGGKEYGSLSIAVQYYSEPELVCMVPRTVFIPQPNVESAVIRLKVRERPPVEVADEKHFFGVVQASFTQRRKTIANNLKARFFPEEGRERLEALLSEAGIEPSRRGETLSIEEYARLSAVLLAAGIA